The following are encoded in a window of Clostridium thermarum genomic DNA:
- a CDS encoding DNA topoisomerase IV subunit A: MVKKSNGIPRDNNIIRVPLEEAMPDNYLPYAVEVAKDRALPDVRDGLKPVHRRILYGAHLLRATPDKPYYKSARIVGDILGKFHPHGDSSVYDAMVILAQDFTTRKPLIDGHGNWGSIDGDSAAAMRYTEARLTPIAMEMIRDIDKDVVNMVANYSDSELEPEVLPSRYPNLLVNGAFGIAVGLATNIPPHNLREVVQGLIACIDNREITTKELMEYIKGPDLPTGGILIGKNSLLSAYETGEGRVTLRVKASIEKLETGRLGIVITEFPYRKNKAKILQTISEMTGDKKHSKALEAITDIRDESDRNGIRAVIEFRKSTDYETADKVLKYLYKKTDLQSNLSFNMVALTKGKPETLGLKSILMHYLDHQKEVITRRTQRELDMAEKRFHIVEGFIKAIDIMDEIIETIRASISKKDAQEKLVQKFGFSELQAEAILELMLYRLTGLEIKVFEKEYKDLEKLIAKLRKILGSEKELLKVIKDELLEIVEKFGDDRRTEIIEDETEAKIDAEELIIVEDTMITMSNEGYIKRIPLKSYNRSNTDVSDIEYREGDYNKYLLQSNTRDTVVFFTDKGNMYQLKGTDIPEYKWKEKGEKLDALIRGLDLGQEKVVGVFSLQDFSVEKSFLFSTSKGYMKKTSLDKFVTSYTKLLALKLKDDEKLICVELISSDRQGAFIEVTTKLGLNFTIREPQLENADRNLLGTQLTPLSAKDELVSVTFRESYEFLPFNLTVNSKGTIKQVDNYRGKSDYKLTASNEDDILIFADNCRAYKLPAYMFQNAKDGIKLEDLTFDYDPIKDSILEVVTVGDYNREGYIYFFSKKGLIKKTTLEELNSSHLSIQVYKLKSEADALVSVKVAYGEYSSAVIVTKKAMAIKFEVASINAMGKITSGVTGISLKEDDEVVFGDIIYVGDGSEEIAVDAEGGRELLLTSNRKEEKRVKIVDIKLQNRAGRGNSLMLIVLDDYVKDVKIV, from the coding sequence ATGGTAAAGAAGAGCAACGGAATTCCAAGGGACAATAATATTATCAGGGTGCCCTTGGAAGAGGCTATGCCGGACAACTATCTGCCTTATGCTGTGGAGGTTGCAAAGGATAGAGCCCTTCCAGACGTCAGGGATGGACTAAAGCCGGTTCATAGAAGGATCTTATATGGAGCACATTTGCTGAGAGCTACGCCGGATAAGCCCTATTATAAGTCTGCAAGAATTGTGGGAGACATTTTGGGTAAGTTTCATCCTCATGGAGATTCCTCCGTATATGATGCCATGGTTATTCTGGCGCAAGACTTCACCACCAGAAAGCCTTTGATTGATGGCCATGGTAACTGGGGGTCTATAGACGGTGACAGTGCTGCAGCCATGCGTTACACTGAGGCAAGATTGACTCCCATAGCCATGGAGATGATCAGGGATATAGATAAGGATGTAGTGAATATGGTAGCCAATTACTCCGACTCGGAATTGGAGCCGGAGGTACTTCCAAGCCGATATCCAAATCTACTTGTAAATGGAGCCTTTGGTATAGCTGTAGGCCTTGCAACCAATATTCCACCACATAATTTGAGGGAAGTTGTACAGGGCTTGATAGCCTGTATTGATAACAGAGAGATTACTACCAAAGAACTGATGGAGTATATTAAAGGTCCGGATCTACCTACCGGTGGCATACTTATAGGAAAGAACTCTCTCCTGTCCGCCTACGAAACCGGGGAAGGTAGGGTTACCCTAAGGGTTAAGGCCAGTATAGAAAAATTGGAAACCGGAAGGCTTGGTATTGTGATAACTGAATTTCCCTATAGAAAAAATAAGGCCAAGATCTTGCAGACCATTTCTGAGATGACTGGTGATAAAAAGCATTCCAAGGCGCTGGAGGCAATCACAGACATAAGAGATGAATCTGATAGAAACGGTATAAGAGCAGTTATAGAATTCAGAAAGTCTACGGACTATGAAACAGCAGATAAGGTTTTGAAATACCTATATAAGAAAACAGACCTGCAGAGTAATTTAAGCTTTAACATGGTTGCCTTAACTAAAGGCAAGCCTGAGACCTTAGGGCTGAAGAGCATATTGATGCACTATTTGGATCACCAGAAAGAGGTAATTACCCGAAGGACTCAAAGGGAACTGGATATGGCAGAAAAAAGGTTCCATATCGTAGAGGGCTTTATTAAGGCTATTGATATTATGGATGAAATAATAGAAACCATAAGGGCCTCCATATCCAAAAAAGATGCTCAGGAAAAGCTGGTTCAAAAGTTTGGTTTTAGTGAACTACAGGCAGAAGCAATCCTTGAGTTAATGCTGTATAGGCTTACTGGCTTGGAGATAAAAGTATTTGAAAAAGAATATAAGGATTTGGAAAAGCTCATTGCCAAATTGAGAAAAATCTTGGGCAGCGAAAAGGAACTATTAAAGGTTATTAAGGATGAGCTTCTTGAAATAGTAGAAAAGTTTGGTGATGACAGAAGAACAGAAATTATTGAAGATGAAACTGAGGCAAAGATTGATGCAGAAGAATTGATAATCGTTGAAGATACAATGATCACTATGTCCAACGAAGGCTATATCAAGAGAATACCTCTTAAGTCCTATAACAGATCTAATACCGATGTTTCGGACATAGAATATAGAGAAGGGGATTATAACAAATATCTTCTTCAGTCCAATACTCGTGATACGGTAGTGTTCTTTACTGACAAGGGAAATATGTATCAGCTGAAGGGGACTGATATACCGGAATACAAATGGAAGGAAAAAGGCGAGAAGCTGGATGCCTTAATAAGAGGATTGGACCTAGGACAAGAAAAAGTTGTTGGGGTTTTCTCACTGCAAGACTTTAGTGTGGAGAAGAGTTTCCTATTCTCAACAAGTAAGGGTTATATGAAGAAAACCTCACTAGATAAATTTGTTACAAGCTATACTAAGCTTCTAGCCTTAAAGCTGAAGGATGATGAGAAACTCATCTGTGTGGAGTTGATTTCAAGTGATAGGCAGGGGGCATTTATAGAAGTAACCACAAAGCTTGGCTTAAACTTTACTATAAGAGAGCCCCAGCTGGAGAATGCAGACAGAAACCTTCTGGGAACACAATTGACACCGCTGAGTGCCAAAGATGAATTGGTAAGTGTTACCTTCAGAGAAAGCTATGAATTCCTGCCATTTAATTTGACAGTAAATTCTAAGGGTACAATAAAGCAGGTTGACAACTATAGGGGCAAAAGTGATTATAAGTTGACGGCTTCCAATGAGGACGACATTTTGATATTTGCAGATAATTGCAGGGCATACAAGCTGCCGGCCTATATGTTCCAGAATGCAAAAGATGGCATAAAGCTTGAGGACCTCACTTTCGATTATGATCCTATAAAGGATAGCATACTGGAGGTAGTAACCGTAGGGGATTATAACAGGGAAGGTTATATTTACTTCTTCAGTAAAAAGGGTTTAATAAAGAAAACAACATTGGAGGAGTTGAACAGCTCTCATCTAAGTATCCAGGTTTATAAGTTAAAGAGCGAAGCAGATGCCTTGGTCAGTGTGAAGGTTGCCTATGGTGAGTATAGCAGTGCTGTCATTGTTACTAAAAAGGCAATGGCCATCAAGTTCGAAGTGGCATCGATTAATGCAATGGGAAAAATAACTTCCGGAGTCACAGGAATAAGTCTAAAGGAAGATGATGAGGTTGTATTCGGAGACATTATCTATGTCGGAGATGGCTCTGAAGAGATAGCAGTTGACGCCGAAGGAGGAAGAGAGCTATTGCTGACCTCCAACAGGAAAGAAGAAAAAAGAGTAAAAATCGTTGACATTAAGCTTCAAAACAGGGCAGGCAGAGGAAACAGCTTGATGCTTATTGTATTAGATGACTATGTAAAAGATGTTAAAATAGTATGA
- a CDS encoding DJ-1 family glyoxalase III, with the protein MKTVLLFLAEGFEEIEALTVVDILRRAGVQCDMCSLKGTYVTGSHGIEVKSDICLDDIDQRGYDAVVLPGGPGADVLKNNVRVVQLVKDFYMSGRITAAICAAPIVLAEAGIVNGHNVTSYPSVKNVLDNSVYKEDLVVLHNNILTSRGPATAFPFAYALLEALGLEKEAEELKEGMLYNFANSCNRE; encoded by the coding sequence ATGAAGACAGTATTACTTTTTCTGGCAGAGGGCTTTGAGGAGATTGAGGCGCTTACTGTAGTAGACATTTTGAGAAGAGCCGGAGTCCAATGTGATATGTGCTCTTTGAAAGGGACCTATGTTACCGGTTCTCACGGCATTGAAGTAAAGAGCGATATATGTTTGGACGATATAGACCAGAGGGGATATGATGCAGTGGTATTGCCTGGAGGACCCGGTGCTGATGTTCTAAAGAACAACGTAAGGGTTGTACAACTTGTGAAGGATTTTTATATGAGCGGCAGAATAACGGCAGCCATATGTGCGGCACCTATAGTTTTAGCTGAGGCCGGTATAGTTAACGGTCATAACGTAACTTCTTATCCTAGTGTGAAAAATGTTTTAGATAATAGTGTGTACAAGGAAGACCTGGTGGTTTTACATAATAACATACTGACCAGCAGAGGACCTGCTACAGCCTTTCCTTTTGCCTATGCACTGTTGGAGGCCCTGGGACTGGAAAAGGAAGCAGAGGAACTTAAGGAAGGTATGTTGTACAACTTTGCAAATTCCTGTAACCGTGAATAA